In Gammaproteobacteria bacterium, a single genomic region encodes these proteins:
- the lspA gene encoding lipoprotein signal peptidase, whose translation MLSWLWLSLLVLVLDQLTKYLADTGLDYAQPVALIPQLNLLLLYNPGAAFSFLSDASGWQRWFFVVIGVVISTVLLFWMRGLSRADRRVAIALALVLGGAIGNIVDRLLHGYVIDFIDVYYNGWHWPAFNIADSAITVGVVLLLVDSIKTQDSSDGK comes from the coding sequence ATGTTGTCGTGGTTGTGGTTATCCTTGCTGGTGCTGGTGTTGGATCAGTTGACGAAGTATCTGGCGGATACGGGTCTGGATTATGCTCAACCGGTTGCACTTATTCCGCAGTTGAATCTCTTGTTACTTTATAACCCTGGGGCTGCCTTTAGTTTTTTGAGTGATGCCTCGGGTTGGCAACGCTGGTTCTTTGTTGTTATCGGGGTGGTGATTAGTACAGTATTATTATTCTGGATGCGGGGTTTGTCGCGTGCGGATAGACGTGTGGCAATCGCTCTTGCTTTGGTTCTGGGTGGTGCCATTGGTAATATTGTAGATCGTCTATTGCACGGTTACGTTATCGATTTTATTGATGTCTATTATAATGGCTGGCACTGGCCGGCATTTAATATTGCCGATTCAGCGATTACGGTAGGGGTGGTATTGCTACTGGTGGATAGTATTAAAACTCAGGATAGTAGTGATGGAAAATAA
- the ileS gene encoding isoleucine--tRNA ligase — translation MANYKDTLNLPKTAFAMKANLANREPLILKRWDEINLYQRLIEQGKDRPDFILHDGPPYANGNIHIGHAVNKVLKDIIIKSKTLSGFNTPYVPGWDCHGLPIELNVEKKVGKAGHKVDAATFRRACREYAKKQVDGQKKDFIRLGIVADWDNPYLTMDFQFEADIIRSLGQIAENGHLHKGSKPVHWCIDCGSALAEAEVEYEDKTSPAIDVRFRVLDDEALMARCHHAEGGEGKGPLSVVIWTTTPWTLPANQAVAVNPELEYVVVDCGHERLLMAEGLMKDTMVRYEIETYRVLAYCKGSDLEGLKLAHPFYQREVPVILGDHVSLEAGTGAVHTAPGHGQDDYAVGLRYRLAVDNPVGSNGCFLPDTEIFAGEHVFKANDHVIEVLKAKGALLREEAVLHSYPHCWRHKTPIIFRATPQWFISMERNGLRDAAMKEIGKVQWMPDWGQARIESMVENRPDWCVSRQRTWGVPIALFIHKTTGELHPDTHKLIEQVARLVEEKGVDGWFELEAEDLLGTDAGDYDKLTDTLDVWFDSGSSHHCVLDRRQQLHAPADLYLEGSDQHRGWFQSSLLSAVAMQGKAPYKAVLTHGFVVDAKGQKMSKSKGNVVAPQKIISNLGADILRLWVAATDYRGEMHVSDEILKRTADSYRRIRNTARFLLANLNGFDPLEHILPVDQMLALDRWAVEKTRLLQQDLCQTYEQYEFHQIYQKIHHFCATDMGGFYLDIIKDRQYTTQADSVARRSAQTAMYYIIEALVRWVAPILSFTAEEIWQQIPGEHGDSVFLDQWYALPEIPEMKTSDGRVLDMAIWGQVITVRTAVGKELERVRVAGDIGSSLGAEVSLYCEQGLLDVLSRLEDELRFVLITSSARLYSAEERPDQIVELDCDGQPLWVRVEASEHNKCTRCWHHCEDVGLSEQHPELCGRCIENVDGHGEQRQYA, via the coding sequence GTGGCGAATTACAAAGATACATTAAATCTTCCAAAAACGGCTTTTGCCATGAAGGCTAATCTGGCAAATCGTGAACCCTTGATTCTTAAACGTTGGGATGAGATTAATCTTTACCAGCGCCTGATCGAGCAGGGTAAGGATCGGCCTGATTTTATCCTGCATGATGGCCCGCCCTACGCCAATGGTAATATCCATATTGGTCATGCGGTCAACAAGGTGCTCAAGGATATTATTATCAAGAGTAAAACCCTGTCCGGTTTTAATACGCCTTACGTGCCGGGTTGGGATTGTCATGGCCTGCCGATTGAACTCAATGTTGAGAAGAAGGTGGGTAAGGCCGGGCACAAGGTGGATGCGGCTACCTTTCGTCGCGCCTGCCGGGAATATGCAAAAAAACAGGTGGATGGGCAAAAGAAAGATTTTATTCGTTTAGGTATCGTTGCCGATTGGGATAACCCTTACCTGACCATGGACTTCCAGTTCGAGGCCGATATTATTCGTTCGCTGGGTCAGATTGCGGAGAATGGACACCTGCACAAGGGTTCTAAACCCGTGCATTGGTGTATTGATTGTGGTTCAGCTCTGGCTGAGGCCGAGGTTGAATATGAGGACAAGACCTCACCAGCGATTGATGTGCGTTTTCGGGTGCTGGATGATGAGGCACTGATGGCGCGTTGTCATCATGCTGAGGGGGGTGAAGGCAAGGGGCCATTGTCAGTGGTGATCTGGACCACAACGCCCTGGACCTTACCAGCCAACCAGGCGGTTGCAGTGAACCCTGAACTGGAATATGTAGTGGTTGATTGCGGACATGAACGGCTGTTAATGGCTGAAGGTCTGATGAAGGATACGATGGTGCGTTACGAGATAGAGACCTATCGTGTGCTAGCCTATTGCAAGGGCTCTGATCTGGAAGGACTGAAACTCGCGCACCCATTTTATCAGCGTGAGGTGCCGGTGATTCTGGGCGATCATGTTAGCCTTGAAGCAGGAACAGGCGCGGTGCATACGGCACCGGGACATGGTCAGGATGATTATGCCGTGGGGCTGCGTTATAGGTTAGCCGTGGATAACCCTGTGGGTTCTAATGGTTGCTTCCTGCCGGACACAGAAATATTTGCCGGAGAACATGTATTTAAGGCGAATGATCATGTGATTGAGGTGCTTAAGGCCAAAGGTGCGCTGTTGCGTGAAGAGGCCGTATTACATAGCTATCCGCATTGCTGGCGACACAAGACACCGATTATCTTTCGCGCTACACCGCAGTGGTTTATCAGCATGGAACGAAATGGTCTGCGTGATGCGGCTATGAAAGAGATTGGTAAGGTACAGTGGATGCCGGACTGGGGTCAGGCAAGGATTGAATCAATGGTGGAGAATCGCCCCGACTGGTGTGTCTCCAGACAACGTACCTGGGGTGTGCCCATTGCCTTGTTTATCCATAAAACCACGGGTGAGCTGCATCCCGATACCCATAAGCTGATTGAACAGGTTGCACGGTTGGTGGAAGAAAAGGGAGTTGATGGCTGGTTTGAGCTGGAGGCAGAAGATCTGCTCGGTACGGATGCCGGAGACTATGACAAATTAACCGATACCCTTGATGTCTGGTTTGACTCGGGTTCCTCGCATCACTGTGTGCTGGATCGTCGGCAACAGCTACATGCCCCGGCAGACTTGTACCTGGAAGGTTCCGATCAGCATCGAGGATGGTTTCAGTCGTCACTATTAAGTGCGGTAGCAATGCAGGGCAAGGCACCTTATAAGGCTGTGTTGACGCATGGTTTTGTAGTTGATGCCAAGGGACAGAAGATGTCCAAGTCCAAGGGTAATGTCGTTGCACCACAGAAGATTATTTCAAACCTGGGTGCTGATATCTTGCGTCTATGGGTGGCAGCCACCGATTATCGTGGTGAGATGCATGTCTCGGATGAGATCCTCAAACGTACCGCAGACTCTTATCGACGTATTCGTAATACGGCACGTTTTCTATTGGCTAATCTCAATGGTTTTGATCCGCTAGAACATATTTTGCCCGTCGATCAGATGTTGGCACTGGATCGTTGGGCTGTAGAAAAGACGCGTTTGTTACAACAGGATTTGTGTCAGACCTATGAACAATATGAATTTCACCAAATCTATCAGAAGATCCATCATTTTTGTGCAACGGACATGGGTGGTTTTTATCTCGATATTATCAAGGATCGACAGTACACCACACAGGCTGATAGTGTTGCCAGACGTTCAGCACAGACCGCAATGTATTACATCATTGAAGCGCTGGTACGCTGGGTTGCTCCTATTCTGAGTTTTACTGCAGAAGAAATCTGGCAGCAGATACCGGGTGAACATGGCGACTCGGTATTTCTTGATCAATGGTACGCATTGCCAGAGATCCCGGAGATGAAGACCAGTGATGGCCGTGTGCTTGATATGGCAATATGGGGTCAGGTGATTACTGTGCGTACGGCAGTGGGCAAGGAACTCGAACGAGTGCGTGTAGCCGGTGATATTGGTTCTTCGCTGGGTGCGGAGGTTAGCTTGTATTGTGAGCAAGGTTTGCTGGATGTTTTGTCTCGACTGGAGGATGAATTACGCTTTGTGTTGATTACCTCGTCGGCGCGTCTGTATTCTGCGGAGGAACGACCGGATCAGATTGTTGAACTTGATTGTGATGGGCAACCACTATGGGTCAGGGTTGAGGCATCGGAACATAACAAGTGTACGCGTTGTTGGCATCATTGTGAGGATGTGGGGTTGAGTGAGCAACATCCTGAGTTGTGTGGGCGTTGTATTGAGAATGTTGATGGGCATGGTGAGCAGCGGCAATATGCTTGA
- the ribF gene encoding bifunctional riboflavin kinase/FAD synthetase: MQLIRGLHNLRPEHRGCAATIGNFDGVHLGHQAVLGQISERAEMLGLPTVVITFEPQPNEFFRPQSAPPRLTRFREKLVALRRYSVDRVCCLNFDQTFANLTAEQFVKQVLVDGLDVRYLVVGDDFHFGKGREGDFAFLQEAGECYGFSVVNMHTFAIDGERVSSTRIRQALAEGDMKTAEKMLGRPYRMCGRVAHGNKRGRMIGFPTANIFLHRKVSPVQGVFAVEMFGLEREPIQGVANIGTRPTVDGSKALLEIHLFDFNADIYGRYIQVDFSYKLRDEVRFDSFEDLRQQIDIDAEQARQFFAEFSA; encoded by the coding sequence ATGCAATTAATACGTGGTTTACATAATCTAAGACCTGAACACCGGGGTTGCGCGGCAACCATTGGTAATTTTGATGGTGTTCATCTAGGTCATCAGGCAGTATTGGGGCAGATTTCGGAACGTGCCGAGATGTTGGGTTTACCAACGGTAGTGATTACCTTTGAGCCACAACCGAATGAATTTTTTAGGCCGCAATCGGCACCTCCACGGTTAACCCGTTTTCGTGAAAAACTGGTGGCACTACGGCGTTATTCGGTTGATCGGGTCTGTTGTCTGAATTTTGATCAAACCTTCGCTAACCTGACGGCAGAACAGTTTGTTAAACAGGTGTTGGTGGATGGTTTGGATGTGCGTTATCTAGTGGTCGGTGATGACTTCCATTTTGGTAAAGGACGCGAGGGTGATTTTGCCTTTTTACAGGAAGCGGGAGAATGTTACGGGTTTTCTGTGGTGAACATGCATACCTTCGCGATTGATGGGGAACGTGTGAGTAGCACCCGTATTCGTCAAGCCCTGGCTGAAGGAGATATGAAGACGGCGGAAAAGATGTTGGGTCGTCCGTATCGGATGTGTGGACGTGTTGCACATGGTAATAAACGGGGTCGTATGATTGGTTTTCCTACCGCTAATATTTTTTTGCATCGCAAGGTATCACCGGTACAAGGTGTGTTTGCCGTTGAGATGTTTGGGCTGGAACGGGAACCCATACAGGGGGTTGCCAATATTGGTACACGACCAACGGTTGATGGTAGTAAGGCGCTGCTTGAGATCCACCTGTTTGATTTTAATGCGGATATTTATGGACGTTATATCCAGGTGGACTTTTCGTACAAGCTGCGGGATGAAGTGCGCTTCGACTCTTTCGAGGATCTGCGTCAGCAGATTGATATTGATGCAGAACAGGCAAGACAATTTTTTGCCGAATTTTCAGCGTAA
- the murJ gene encoding murein biosynthesis integral membrane protein MurJ encodes MSRHLLKSTFVIGSITLLSRVLGFVRDMVLARMFGAGMGMDAFLVAFKIPNFMRRLFAEGAFSQAFVPILNEYKTHCEHDEVQHLVGRVTGTLAVVVGIITLLGVVFTPGLVTLFAPGFIDQSAKFDLTVDLLRITFPYIFFISLVSFASGILNSYGRFAMPAFAPVLLNLSLISGALFFAPYFAEPITALAWAVAFAGVIQLLLLIAPVKRLGLLAWPRWGWRDSGVQKILRLMGPAVLGSSVAQINLLLDTLIASFLITGSVSWLYYADRMVEFPLGVFGIALSTVILPSLSSSYVADSMQRFGRTLDWALRSVIWVTIPACLGLALLAEPILVTLFQYGEFSVHDTQMASLSLLAYAFGLPAFVLIKVLAPAYYARQDTRTPVRIAIRSMITNMFLNILFVLPMLYLDIEGAHAGLALATSISAYMNAFLLYRGLREQGVYQPYPGWLKVWWQALGGSLVLSLVIILGRQQVGNWYVLGGQERVTQLVLWIVLGMASYFIVLRLTGLRLRSLLQLGDENDIKK; translated from the coding sequence ATGAGTCGTCATCTGCTTAAATCAACCTTTGTTATTGGCTCAATCACTCTGCTTTCCAGAGTGCTGGGCTTTGTACGCGATATGGTGCTGGCGCGGATGTTTGGTGCGGGTATGGGTATGGATGCCTTTCTGGTGGCCTTCAAGATCCCCAATTTTATGCGTCGTTTGTTTGCTGAGGGGGCATTTTCTCAAGCCTTTGTGCCGATCCTGAATGAGTACAAGACTCATTGTGAGCATGATGAGGTACAGCATCTGGTTGGCAGAGTAACGGGTACGTTAGCGGTGGTTGTTGGCATTATTACCCTGTTGGGCGTTGTGTTTACGCCTGGCTTGGTGACCTTGTTTGCACCGGGTTTTATCGATCAATCGGCCAAATTTGATTTAACAGTGGATCTGTTGCGAATTACCTTCCCTTATATCTTTTTTATCTCACTGGTGTCTTTTGCCAGCGGTATCTTGAATAGCTATGGTCGTTTTGCTATGCCGGCCTTTGCACCGGTGTTGCTCAATTTATCGTTAATCAGTGGTGCGCTGTTTTTCGCGCCTTATTTTGCCGAACCCATTACCGCTCTGGCTTGGGCGGTGGCCTTTGCCGGGGTGATACAGTTGTTATTGCTCATTGCACCCGTTAAACGGCTGGGTCTATTGGCATGGCCGCGTTGGGGTTGGCGTGATAGTGGGGTGCAGAAGATCCTGAGGCTGATGGGGCCTGCTGTATTGGGTTCCTCGGTGGCACAGATTAATCTATTGCTAGATACCTTGATCGCATCTTTCCTGATTACCGGCAGTGTCAGTTGGCTTTATTATGCTGATCGTATGGTGGAGTTTCCGTTGGGGGTATTCGGGATTGCTTTATCAACGGTGATCCTGCCGAGTCTGTCGAGTAGTTATGTGGCTGATTCCATGCAACGTTTTGGCCGCACCCTGGATTGGGCATTACGTAGTGTGATATGGGTGACGATCCCGGCCTGTCTGGGTCTGGCGTTATTGGCTGAACCTATTCTTGTAACCCTGTTTCAGTATGGCGAGTTTTCTGTGCATGACACGCAGATGGCAAGTCTGAGTTTGCTTGCTTATGCCTTTGGTTTGCCTGCTTTTGTCCTGATCAAGGTGTTGGCCCCCGCCTATTATGCCCGCCAGGATACGCGTACCCCGGTCAGAATTGCCATTCGTTCGATGATTACCAATATGTTTTTGAATATATTATTCGTGTTACCGATGCTTTATCTGGATATTGAAGGTGCTCATGCGGGTCTGGCTCTGGCGACCTCGATATCGGCCTATATGAATGCCTTTCTGTTGTATCGTGGTTTGCGAGAACAGGGCGTTTATCAACCTTATCCAGGTTGGTTGAAGGTCTGGTGGCAGGCCTTGGGGGGGAGTCTGGTTTTGTCGCTGGTTATTATACTGGGTCGACAACAGGTGGGTAACTGGTATGTGCTGGGTGGCCAGGAACGGGTGACTCAATTGGTGCTGTGGATAGTGCTTGGTATGGCGAGTTATTTTATCGTGTTACGTCTGACAGGATTGCGTCTCCGTTCCTTGTTACAATTAGGCGATGAGAACGATATAAAGAAATAA
- the rpsT gene encoding 30S ribosomal protein S20 has protein sequence MANSAQAKKRARQAENNRQRNVSQRSAMRTTIKKMLASIDAGDAAQAQAEYRTVTSVIDAAASKGLIHKNKAARHKSRLNLKVKALAS, from the coding sequence TTGGCCAACTCAGCACAAGCAAAGAAACGTGCCCGCCAGGCAGAAAATAATCGTCAACGTAACGTGAGCCAGCGCTCCGCTATGCGTACTACGATTAAAAAGATGCTTGCCAGCATTGATGCCGGTGATGCCGCTCAGGCACAGGCAGAATACAGGACTGTTACGTCAGTTATTGATGCAGCCGCAAGCAAAGGGCTGATTCACAAGAACAAGGCCGCCCGTCATAAGAGCCGCTTGAACCTGAAGGTTAAGGCTCTCGCCTCTTAA
- the phoU gene encoding phosphate signaling complex protein PhoU: MDKSTISHHISRQFNEELEDIRNKVLIMGGLVEEQIKNSIEALVNADIDLAECVIERDHEVNALEVAIDEESVMILARRQPAASDLRLLIAVIKTITDLERIGDQAGKVSKMAIHLAGMERPKGQFSELRHLGEQVVSMFHKALDAFARMDAEAALAVAHEDEKVDTEYDLIMRQMITYMMEDPRNIKRTLDIMWSARAMERMGDHAKNICEYVIYLVMGKDVRHTSLEQIQEEFDG; the protein is encoded by the coding sequence ATGGATAAGTCAACGATTAGTCATCATATCTCGCGCCAGTTTAATGAGGAGCTGGAGGATATCCGTAATAAGGTTTTGATCATGGGTGGGCTGGTTGAGGAGCAGATTAAGAACTCGATTGAGGCGCTGGTGAATGCCGATATTGATTTGGCTGAATGCGTGATAGAAAGAGACCATGAGGTGAATGCACTGGAGGTCGCGATTGATGAGGAGTCGGTGATGATCCTGGCTCGTCGTCAACCTGCCGCCAGTGATCTACGCCTGTTGATTGCGGTGATCAAGACCATTACCGATCTGGAGCGTATTGGTGATCAAGCGGGAAAAGTGAGCAAGATGGCGATCCACCTGGCGGGTATGGAGCGTCCCAAGGGGCAGTTCAGCGAATTAAGACACTTGGGTGAACAGGTGGTGAGTATGTTTCATAAGGCATTGGATGCCTTTGCTCGAATGGATGCCGAGGCAGCACTGGCTGTTGCGCACGAGGATGAGAAGGTGGATACCGAATATGATCTCATTATGCGCCAGATGATTACCTATATGATGGAAGATCCACGTAATATCAAACGTACCCTGGATATTATGTGGTCAGCACGCGCGATGGAGCGCATGGGAGATCATGCTAAGAATATCTGTGAATATGTGATCTATCTGGTGATGGGTAAGGATGTGCGTCACACCAGCCTGGAGCAGATCCAGGAAGAGTTTGATGGGTAA
- a CDS encoding phosphate ABC transporter ATP-binding protein: MNKENVKTHSIDIKKLVQPSVPLSMEREDVCLQVKDLNLFYGEKQALHHIDMLIPRRRVTAYIGPSGCGKSTLLRCMNRMNDLVDIARIEGEILLDGSNIYDRSVNVADLRRRVGMVFQKPNPFPKSIYENVAYGLRLQGINDRRLITEVVEKSLRSAALWDEVKDRLEDSALGLSGGQQQRLVIARAIAIEPEVLLLDEPASALDPISTLKIEELIYELKDKYTIVIVTHNMQQAARVSDYTAFMYMGELIEFGDTSTLFTNPGKKQTEDYITGRYG; this comes from the coding sequence ATGAACAAAGAAAATGTAAAAACACATTCGATTGATATCAAAAAACTGGTGCAGCCCAGTGTTCCCTTGAGTATGGAACGGGAGGATGTCTGTTTGCAGGTAAAGGATTTAAACCTGTTTTATGGTGAAAAACAGGCGTTGCATCATATTGATATGCTGATTCCCAGGCGGCGGGTAACGGCCTATATTGGTCCCAGTGGTTGTGGTAAATCAACTCTGTTGCGTTGCATGAACCGGATGAATGATCTGGTTGATATTGCACGTATTGAGGGTGAAATACTGCTTGATGGCAGTAATATTTATGACAGGTCGGTTAATGTGGCAGATCTACGTCGCCGTGTGGGTATGGTGTTTCAAAAGCCTAATCCATTCCCTAAGTCGATTTATGAAAATGTGGCCTATGGTTTACGCCTACAGGGTATCAATGACAGGCGTTTGATCACTGAGGTGGTTGAGAAGTCTCTGCGTAGTGCAGCACTGTGGGATGAGGTGAAAGATCGATTAGAGGATAGTGCTCTGGGTTTGTCCGGTGGTCAACAGCAGCGTTTAGTGATTGCTCGGGCGATAGCGATTGAACCGGAGGTATTATTGCTGGATGAGCCAGCATCGGCATTGGATCCAATCTCGACTCTCAAGATCGAAGAGCTGATTTATGAGTTGAAGGATAAATACACGATTGTTATTGTGACGCATAATATGCAGCAGGCAGCGCGTGTCTCCGATTACACCGCCTTTATGTATATGGGGGAGCTGATTGAGTTTGGTGATACCAGCACTCTGTTTACCAATCCGGGCAAGAAACAGACAGAAGATTATATTACCGGTCGTTACGGTTAA